The Flavobacteriales bacterium genome includes the window TGGAAATGACCACAATCTGAATAAACGACAACAAGAGGTCTTAGATATTTATAAGTCCCTAAATAAAGCCAATAAACATAAGATGATACCGATTCCTATTTGTAAAATCCCTAATCATTTGAAATGATGAAATAGATTCCTTAAAAGCCTCCTTCAAATGAAAAAACACCAAATCAAATCCTCTATAATTGTACTTCTATTTTTTGGAATTAGCATTTTTCAGCTTAAAGCACAAACAACCAAAGTAAAAGGCAAAGTGACAGATGAGTCAAATGCCCCTATGCCATTCGTGAACATCAATTTTATCAACTCTAACATAGGTACAACAACCGACTTCGATGGTGTATATTCCTTAGAAACAAAATAGGCGACAGATAGTTTGTCAGCCTCTTTTTTAGGTTACCAAAAAGACGTCCGAAAAATCACTAAGAATAAAAGTCAGACTATCCATTTCAAATTAAAAACTTCTTCTGTTAAAATTAATACGGTCAATATATTAGAAAAGAAAAAAGCAAAGTATAAAAACGAAAGCAGCCCTGCGGTGTCATTGATTAGAAAGATCATAGAACACAAAGACAACAACCACGAACAGACCTTGAGTTATTACGAATACGACAAATACGAAAAGGTAGAATTTGATTTGAACAATTTTTCTGAAAAAATCGTTGACAATAAACTAACCAAAAACTTTCAATTTGTATTTGAAAGTTATGTGGATACGTCAGAAATAAACGGCAAACCATTTATCCCGTTTTTCATAAGAGAAAATATTTCAAAAGTGTATTACAGAAAAAACCCAGATAGTCAAAAAGAGTATATACTAGGTACAAAAATGAGAGGTCACCTAAACCGATTGGATAGTGATGGCATTGGTCATTTCATGAAAAAACTGTATTCAGACATTAATATTTACGACAATCAGATTATACTTTTTGGCAATCATTTTCCTAGCCCTATAAATTCAATAGCCCCCAACATCTATAAATTCTTCATTATTGACACATTGGCTGTCGATGGTATAGACTGCATTAATTTAGGGTTTTCTCCTCGTTCAAAATCTGATTTTGCCTTTACGGGCAATTTATTCATTTTAAACGATGGCACTTTTGCTATTCGTAAAGTAGAAATGGGCATTAATAAAAACATAAATCTAAACTTTGTAAATGACCTCCGTATTCAACAGGACTATACAAAAGTGGATAAAAAGAAGTGGCTACTAAAGAGAGATAACATATTTATAGATTATAGCTTTTCAGAAAAACAAACGGGCATATTGGGCAAAAAGACCGTTTCTTGTCAAAACTATATTATTGATAAAGCTAGACATGACTCTATCTATTCAGCAAAGGGACATGTAATTAGGCTAAACGATAAACTAGCAACTAACGCTTATTGGGAGCAAAACAGGCACGAAAAACTCAACGAGAATGAAGAAGGCATCTACACTATGATAGATAGCATTCAAAACATAAGAACATTTAAAATTATTTCTGAAGCTGCTTCGATTCTCACTTCAGGCTGGATTGATTGCAATTGGTATGAACTAGGAACCGTGGCAACTTTCGTGAGCTGGAATGAAATAGAAGGATTAAAACTAAGAATAGGTGGTAGAACAACCACTAAATTCAACGAGAAATTTCAGCTAAAAGGTCATATTGCAATAGGCTTGGGCGATTTAAGAATTAAGTACCTAAGCGGCATAAATTATTCGTTAAATGACAATTATCTAAAAAATCCACAACACCAATTTTACGCCTCGTTATCAAGGAGGACTTTGTTCCCTGGTCAATTTTTAGAAAAATTAGACCACGACAATTTCTTACTTTCCTTTAACCCTGGTATTTCTGATAAGATGTTACTTATTCATAAATTTAAATTGGGATATTTAAACGAGTTTTCAAGTGGATTTTCGTTTGATTTGAAATACGAAAACAAGCGGTTGAAGCCCTTAGGAAATTTATCTTTTGAAAATGGTTTTGGGCATAAAGATTACCATATCAATACTGATGAATTTTCCGTAAAACTAAGGTACGCTCCAAACGAAAAGTTTTATCAAACGAAAAATGGTAGGCAAAGGATAACAAATAAACACCCTGTCTTTGTTCTTAAGCATACGATTGGCTTGGAGGGGTTTTTTAATGGGGAACACGATTTTTCAAAATCTACTTTTGAAATTATCAAAAGAGTATATGTTCCTCTTATGGGGCATTCCGACATGAACGTAGAGTTTGGCAAATTTTGGGGCAAGGCTCCTTTCCCTTTGCTACAAATACCTATTGCCAATCAATCTCTAGGCTATCAGAAGGAAGCCTTCAACACCATGAACTTTATGGAGTTTGTCAACGATGAATATCTGAGTGTTAAGTGGACTCATTTTTTCAAAGGAGCCATTTTCAACAAATTGCCTTTACTCAAAAATTTAAAGGTTAGGGAAGTCGTTGGCATTAAGGCCATAATGGGAAGACTAACAGACGTCAACAATCCAGAAATTGATAAATATCTCCTTAAGCTACCCACTGATTTGGATGGCAATCCCACTACACATATACTTAATGAAACACCTTATATTGAAGCGAGTGTAGGGGTAACTAATATTCTTAAATTCTTACGTGTCGATTTAGTTAAAAGACTAAATTATCTCGATGAAAAATACGAGGTAGCTTCTCTTTTTGGACAAAGGGGTTTGGGGTTACGCTTCAGTGCTAAATTCGATTTTTAATCGATGGTCCAAGTATTTGACCCTTTAAGCAAGTCGTCTAAATTACCTTTGCCTTTTTGTTCGGTAGCAGTATCAATTTGTTGTACTAAAGCATCTTCGTAGGTGTGTCTATCTTCAGAGTAAAAAACACCAAAAGGACGAGGGAACTCTGCATCAAAAAAACGGGTGAGCAAGCCTGCTTTAACTCTATCTTTTTCATCGTGAACCCAAAGGTCTTCAACTGAACAATCAGCTAATGAAACAATAACAGGCTTAAAACCGTCTAGACGAATTCCTTTTTCTTTATTTTCTCCGAATAATAAAGGCTGTCCATGTTCCAAGAATAAAGTTTGATTCATTTTGGTGGCTTTATCAGTCATTCCAAAAAAGGCCCCATCATTGAAAACATTACAATTTTGATATATTTCTAGCAAAGATGTTCCCTTATGGTCGTTGGAACGTTTGAGCATTTCTCGCATATGCTTAGGGTCTCTATCCATAGTTCGAGCTATGAAAGTAGCATCGGCTCCCATACACAACGCTAATGGATTAAAAGGATGGTCAATAGAACCCATTGGAGTAGATTTAGTCTTTTTACCCTGTTCTGAGGTGGGCGAATACTGACCTTTAGTCAATCCATAAATCTGATTATTAAATAACAGAACGTTAGTATCGAAATTCCTTCTCAAAAGATGAATCAAATGATTACCTCCAATAGATAATGAATCGCCATCGCCTGTGATTATCCAGACACTTAAATCTGGTCGTGCTGCTTTGAGCCCACTAGCTATAGCTGTTGCTCTACCATGAATAGAGTGCATACCATAAGTTTCCATATAATAAGGGAAACGAGAAGAGCATCCAATTCCTGAAATAAAAACGATATCTTCTTTAGGCACATTGATTTCTGGCATTACCGACTGTACTTGTTTAAGTATAGAATAATCACCACAACCAGGACACCAACGTACCTCTTGGTCAGAAGAAAAATCTTTAGCTGTATATACCTTATTCTCCATCGTGCAATTCAATAATTCGGTTCTTAATTTCTCTAGCTTCAAATGGTATTCCTTGAATCTTATTCATAGGGATAGCATCAATAAGGTATTTATCACGAATCAGTTTTATCAATTGACCATCATTTATTTCTGGCATCAATACCTTATCGTAGGATTGGATTAGAGTTTCTAGGTTTTTAGGAAATGGATTGATATAGCGTAAGTGAGCATGTGCTACCGAATAGCCTTCGGACAACAATTCTTTAACAGCTGTCTTTATAGCACCATAGGTTGAACCCCATGCTAAAACTAATACTTTGGCATTCTCTTTTCCAGCATCTAATTCTTGATTTGGAATGAAGTCAGCTATGCGTTCTACTTTTTGAGCTCTAGTTTTGACCATAAACTCATGGTTATTGGAGTCGTAAGAAACATTTCCTGTTTCAGCTTCTTTCTCCAAGCCACCAACTCTATGTTCTAATCCTGACATGCCAGGAATTGCCCATTCTCTAACTAATTTATGGTCTCTTTTGTAAGGGAAATAGTCGGCACTTTCTTTTTTGGTAATGGGTACGCTAATCGGTTTTAAATCTTTAGACTGAGGGAACAACCAGGGCTCTGCGCCATTGGCAATATATCCGTCAGATAAGAAGAAAACAGGTGTCATGTGTTCAATAGCAATACGACAGGCTTCAAGTGTTGCCTCAAAGCAATCAGATGGCGTACTTGCTGACACAATTGGCACAGGGGCTTCGCCATTTCTACCATACATAGCCTGAAGCAAATCGGCTTGTTCTGTTTTTGTGGGCAATCCTGTTGATGGTCCACCCCTTTGAACATTGACAATAACAAGTGGTAGCTCTAACATAAATGCTAATCCTATGGCTTCACCTTTTAAAGCTACACCAGGTCCTGAAGTTGCAGTAACACCCAATGCGCCACCAAAAGAAGCTCCTATACTTGCACTGACAGCTGCAATTTCATCTTCTGCTTGAAAAGAACGCACACCAAAATTTTTGTGCTTGGCTAACTCGTGTAAAATATCCGATGCGGGTGTTATAGGATAAGAACCATAAAATAGATTTAATCCTGACTGTTGAGAAGCCGCAATGAGTCCCATAGCTGTGGCCTGATTTCCCATTATATTACGATAAGTGCCTGAAGGCATCTTGGCCGGTTTAACCTCAAATCGACTACTTGAAATCTCACAAGTATTAGCAAAGTTATACCCCGCTTTTAACACTTTAGTATTAGCCTCTGAAACCTCAGGCTTACTTTTAAATTTCTGCTTTAGAAAATCTATGGTATGATCTAGCGAACGGTTATACATCCAATAGACAAAGCCGAGAACGAACATATTTTTGCAACGGTCTTTTTCTTTAACACCTAATGTAACGTCAACCAAACATTCACGTGTCAATTTGGTCACGTTCATTTCACTCACTCTATAATCAACAAGTGAATTATCTGTTAATGGGTTTTCATCATCAGCAAAACCAGCAAGTCTTAAATTACGTTTATCAAAACCGTCTGTGTTTAGAATAATTGCTCCACCCTTTTTCAATCGCTTAAGATTGGCTTTTAGAGCAGCTACGTTCATGACTACCAACACATCGCATTCGTCACCAGGCGTAAATATCTCGGTGCTACCAAATGAAATTTGAAAACCTGAAACACCAGCTAGTGTACCTTGTGGCGCACGTATTTCGGCAGGAAAATCAGGAAATGTACTGAGGTCGTTACCATATAAGGCTGCTGTATTCGTAAACTGTGAGCCTGTTAATTGAATACCATCTCCCGAATCACCAGCGAAGAAAATAACTACTTTTTCTACTGTTTCTTGAGTCATTAATCTTCTAATTTATCAATATCAACTACTTTTTGAACTTCAGGCAAAACCTTTTTAATAGCCTGTTCAACACCTGCTTTGAGTGTCATCATACTAACATGACAATCACTACATGCGCCAAGTAATTTTACTTTTACTATATAATCGTCGGTAACCTCAATAAGTCGAATATCGCCGCCGTCAGATTCTAAAAAAGGACGTACTTGAGCTAAGGCTTCTTCTATTTTATTAATTACTGTTGAATCTGTTATAATTCCCATTTCTAATTTGTTGAGCAACCATCAGTGTTTGTTATTTCTACACGCTTTGTTGCTTCTAATTGGTTTCTTTTATTCATTTCTTCAACTACCTTGTCAGCAAAATCTAAAAAGGCTACAGCCGCAGGTGTTGAGCCTTGCAATACGGCAGGGCGACCAGCATCGGCAGCTTCTCTTACACTTTGCACTAGTGGTATTTCAGCCAATAGAGGCAGTTCTAGTTTTTCAGCTAGTACTCTAGCTCCTTCTTGTCCAAATATATAATATTTATTGTTCGGTAATTCTTTTGGAGTGAAATACGACATGTTTTCTACTATTCCCAGAACAGGGACATTGATAGAGTCCATTTGGAACATAGCGACTCCTTTTCGAGCGTCTGCCAAAGCAATATTTTGAGGTGTACTCACCACCACTGCCGCACCAACAGGAATAGATTGTACCAAAGACAAGTGAATATCACCAGTGCCAGGTGGTAAATCAATAAGCATATAGTCTAATTCGCCCCATTCGGCATCCCATAACATTTGATTTAAAGCTTTTGACGCCATAGCACCTCGCCATACAACAGCCTGATCGGTATTGGCAAAAAATCCGATAGACAATAACTTAACGCCATAGCTTTCAACAGGTAATATTTTACGTTTACCATTCACTTCTCTGCCGTTAGGTTTAGCTTTTACAACGTCAAACATAATGGGCATTGAAGGGCCGTATATATCGGCATCTACCAATCCTACTTTGTAGCC containing:
- a CDS encoding carboxypeptidase-like regulatory domain-containing protein, with the protein product MKKHQIKSSIIVLLFFGISIFQLKAQTTKVKGKVTDESNAPMPFVNINFINSNIGTTTDFDGVYSLETK
- a CDS encoding DUF5686 family protein, which produces MSASFLGYQKDVRKITKNKSQTIHFKLKTSSVKINTVNILEKKKAKYKNESSPAVSLIRKIIEHKDNNHEQTLSYYEYDKYEKVEFDLNNFSEKIVDNKLTKNFQFVFESYVDTSEINGKPFIPFFIRENISKVYYRKNPDSQKEYILGTKMRGHLNRLDSDGIGHFMKKLYSDINIYDNQIILFGNHFPSPINSIAPNIYKFFIIDTLAVDGIDCINLGFSPRSKSDFAFTGNLFILNDGTFAIRKVEMGINKNINLNFVNDLRIQQDYTKVDKKKWLLKRDNIFIDYSFSEKQTGILGKKTVSCQNYIIDKARHDSIYSAKGHVIRLNDKLATNAYWEQNRHEKLNENEEGIYTMIDSIQNIRTFKIISEAASILTSGWIDCNWYELGTVATFVSWNEIEGLKLRIGGRTTTKFNEKFQLKGHIAIGLGDLRIKYLSGINYSLNDNYLKNPQHQFYASLSRRTLFPGQFLEKLDHDNFLLSFNPGISDKMLLIHKFKLGYLNEFSSGFSFDLKYENKRLKPLGNLSFENGFGHKDYHINTDEFSVKLRYAPNEKFYQTKNGRQRITNKHPVFVLKHTIGLEGFFNGEHDFSKSTFEIIKRVYVPLMGHSDMNVEFGKFWGKAPFPLLQIPIANQSLGYQKEAFNTMNFMEFVNDEYLSVKWTHFFKGAIFNKLPLLKNLKVREVVGIKAIMGRLTDVNNPEIDKYLLKLPTDLDGNPTTHILNETPYIEASVGVTNILKFLRVDLVKRLNYLDEKYEVASLFGQRGLGLRFSAKFDF
- a CDS encoding 2-oxoacid:ferredoxin oxidoreductase subunit beta; this translates as MENKVYTAKDFSSDQEVRWCPGCGDYSILKQVQSVMPEINVPKEDIVFISGIGCSSRFPYYMETYGMHSIHGRATAIASGLKAARPDLSVWIITGDGDSLSIGGNHLIHLLRRNFDTNVLLFNNQIYGLTKGQYSPTSEQGKKTKSTPMGSIDHPFNPLALCMGADATFIARTMDRDPKHMREMLKRSNDHKGTSLLEIYQNCNVFNDGAFFGMTDKATKMNQTLFLEHGQPLLFGENKEKGIRLDGFKPVIVSLADCSVEDLWVHDEKDRVKAGLLTRFFDAEFPRPFGVFYSEDRHTYEDALVQQIDTATEQKGKGNLDDLLKGSNTWTID
- a CDS encoding NifU family protein, producing MGIITDSTVINKIEEALAQVRPFLESDGGDIRLIEVTDDYIVKVKLLGACSDCHVSMMTLKAGVEQAIKKVLPEVQKVVDIDKLED
- a CDS encoding Mrp/NBP35 family ATP-binding protein is translated as MKITKEQVLKALSTFTLPGGGKDLVSTNAIRNIQIFGTEVLLDIEIDNPTLQYKKKVEVDCIKAIHDYVFEKADVKVNLLINAPEKKPNIIRGNEIPGVKNIIAIASGKGGVGKSTVTANLAVALADKGYKVGLVDADIYGPSMPIMFDVVKAKPNGREVNGKRKILPVESYGVKLLSIGFFANTDQAVVWRGAMASKALNQMLWDAEWGELDYMLIDLPPGTGDIHLSLVQSIPVGAAVVVSTPQNIALADARKGVAMFQMDSINVPVLGIVENMSYFTPKELPNNKYYIFGQEGARVLAEKLELPLLAEIPLVQSVREAADAGRPAVLQGSTPAAVAFLDFADKVVEEMNKRNQLEATKRVEITNTDGCSTN
- a CDS encoding 2-oxoacid:acceptor oxidoreductase subunit alpha, producing MTQETVEKVVIFFAGDSGDGIQLTGSQFTNTAALYGNDLSTFPDFPAEIRAPQGTLAGVSGFQISFGSTEIFTPGDECDVLVVMNVAALKANLKRLKKGGAIILNTDGFDKRNLRLAGFADDENPLTDNSLVDYRVSEMNVTKLTRECLVDVTLGVKEKDRCKNMFVLGFVYWMYNRSLDHTIDFLKQKFKSKPEVSEANTKVLKAGYNFANTCEISSSRFEVKPAKMPSGTYRNIMGNQATAMGLIAASQQSGLNLFYGSYPITPASDILHELAKHKNFGVRSFQAEDEIAAVSASIGASFGGALGVTATSGPGVALKGEAIGLAFMLELPLVIVNVQRGGPSTGLPTKTEQADLLQAMYGRNGEAPVPIVSASTPSDCFEATLEACRIAIEHMTPVFFLSDGYIANGAEPWLFPQSKDLKPISVPITKKESADYFPYKRDHKLVREWAIPGMSGLEHRVGGLEKEAETGNVSYDSNNHEFMVKTRAQKVERIADFIPNQELDAGKENAKVLVLAWGSTYGAIKTAVKELLSEGYSVAHAHLRYINPFPKNLETLIQSYDKVLMPEINDGQLIKLIRDKYLIDAIPMNKIQGIPFEAREIKNRIIELHDGE